The genomic stretch CGTGATCTCGAACTGAACCGGTCGTTGCGTCTTCTGCTGCTTACCATTGCCCGCGATCCGACGTGGGCACCTTGGCAGACGTCTTGCACCTGCAGCCGCGTCAGATCGCATGCCCGAAGTTTGCTATCAATCGCGAGATTGAACATAGCTAGCTCGCGAATGTTCGAAGACATCTGGAGCCGGGTGCGAATCGCCCAGATTTCCGGAAGCTTCAACGGTGGCTTCTGGCCGGTGAGTTTACCCTTGTTCCACGGCACAAGATTGGCTGCGCGACCACTCTGCGTTTCCATGATGACCTCCTTCCAGTTGAAGGGAGATCCAGTGTGCCGCCTCGCAGTGGAAGCAGTGGTCGCGGCCCGACCCACACCTGCCAATCGCCTCGGGCGGATGAACGACCGCTTTGACAGAGCGATCCGCCATCTGTGTGTGCATCAAATCAGTCAGGACAGGTCAGGTTGGTCGCGATCCGGTATATGTATTCCAGACACGCAGCGGCCTTGCCGTGCGAATACTCAGTCAGTATGCGTTCTTCACGTCGAGAACCTCCTGCGAATATGCCTCTGCGCCCGTATCTTCTCGCATTCTGTCCGCCCGGATCATCTCGCTGGCGCGTTCGGCGATCATTAACGTCGGCGAGTTGGTGTTGCCCGACGTGATGACCGGCATGATTGAAGCATCGACCACCCGTAAGCCAAACACACCATGCACGCGCAGACGGGAATCTACCACCGAGTCCGGATCATCTCCTTTTCCCATTCGGCAGGTTCCCACCGGATGAAAGATGGTGGTTCCGACATTGCCAGCCGCATGCCGCAATTCTTCTTCGGTCTGAAATTGGATCCCGGGAAGGACCTCCCGAGGACGAAACCGTTCAAGGGCCGACGCCGCAACAATACGCCTCGTCAATCGCAGTGCGTTGGCCGCGACATGAAGATCGCGCTCCGTGGAAAGATAGTTGGGTGCAATTCTGGGTGCCGTCGCGGGATCACTCGACGTGATGTGTACGCTGCCCCGTGACGACGGCCGCAAATGACAAACGGACGCCGTAAACGCGTCGAACGAATGCAGCGGCTCGCCGAACCGTTCGAGCGAGAGCGGCTGGACATGGTACTGCACATCGGGGCGCCTCAGCGTCTTGTCGTCCGGATCCGACTTCGCAAAGACGCCAAGCTGCGACGGTGCCATCGCCATCGGCCCGCTTCTGAAGAGCCCATATTCGAAGCCGATCTTCAATTTGCCCCACCAGTGAGCGCTGAGGGTGTTCAAGGTCCGCACACCGTCCACCCTGAAGGCTGTGCGCAATTGCAGATGATCCTGCAAGTTCTCACCCACACCGCGCAGATCTTTTATCACTTCGATACCAAGCTTTGCCAGACGATTGATGTCCCCAATCCCTGACAACTCAAGCAATTGAGGCGAATTGACGGCACCGGCGCACAAGATCACTTCATGCCGCGCCCTGGCCACACGGTACTCGTCACCAACGCGGAACTCAATGCCGGAACAGCGCTGGTTCTTGAACACGAGTCGCTGCGTCTGCGCATTCGTGAGGATAGTCAGATTCTTCCGATTTGCGGCAGGGCGCAGGTATGCCTTCGACGCATTCCACCGGATGCCATGCCTCTGATTGACATCGAAATACCCGACGCCGGTATTGTCTCCACAATTGAAATCGTCCGTTGCGGGTATGCCGGTCTGTTGTGCGGCTTGTGCAAACGATTCGAGAATGTCCCATTTCAATCGTTGCTTTTCCACGCGCCACGGGCCGCCTGCACCATGAGCGTCGCTTGCGCCCCCGTGATAGTCCTCGCTCTTCTTGAATGCGTCGAGAACCGAATCCCATCCCCATGAGTGGTCGCCCGTTATACGCGCCCAATCGTCGTAGTCCTCCCGTTGACCGCGCATGTAGATCATGCCGTTGATCGACGAGCAGCCGCCCAGCACCCGGCCTCGCGGATAAGCCAGCGCCCTGCCGTTGAGCCCCGGCTCCTCGGATGTCTTGTAACGCCAGTCGGTCCGTGGATTCCCGATGCAGTAGAGATAACCCACCGGTATATGAATCCAGTGATAGTTATCCTTTCCGCCCGCCTCTACCAGCAGCACAGACACGTCATTATCTTCGCTCAGGCGACTGGCGACCACGCAGCCGGCCGTACCTGCTCCGATCACGATGTAGTCGAACTCGCCGGACGATTGCTTCGATCGGGTTCCGTCGATCTTTTCTGCTGACATCACGCCTCCTGCTTGTTGTGCATATCGATTTCACTCTGTTGCGCAACGCCTGCGGCCTCGAAAGCCGGTTCGACGATCGCAATCCCCGACATCGTCAACTCGCCGTCTGCCTCGCGACAGATCTGGAACGCAGCCATTCCATCGTAATGAGCAGCAGACTCGAAAAGACGATCAAAATTGACGCAAGCGCGGCGATCGTCGGCGTGATGCTTTCGCGAATCCCGATGAACATCTGAAGCGGGAGTGTTCCCTGTGTCGGGCCGGCAATGAACATGGTGATCACGACGTCGTCCAGCGAGGTCGCGAACGCGAACAACGCTCCAGAAATCACACCAGGGGCGATGATTGGCAATGTGACCGAGAAGAACGTCCGCACGGGCGACGCGCCCAGGCTCAGGCTAGCCCGTACATAGTTGTGGTTGAAGCCGGCAAGCGTGGCGTTGACCGTGACCACGACAAACGGCGCGGCGATCACCGTGTGCCCGAAAATCAGCCCGGCATAGGTGCCAGACAATCCCCATCGCGCAAACTGCAGATACATTCCGACGCCGGTAACGATCACCGGCACGATCATCGGCGAGATCAGAACGGCGACCAGCACGCCTTTGCCCTTGAACGACGCCTTGTTCAGTCCCAATGC from Paraburkholderia caribensis encodes the following:
- a CDS encoding GMC family oxidoreductase, with the translated sequence MSAEKIDGTRSKQSSGEFDYIVIGAGTAGCVVASRLSEDNDVSVLLVEAGGKDNYHWIHIPVGYLYCIGNPRTDWRYKTSEEPGLNGRALAYPRGRVLGGCSSINGMIYMRGQREDYDDWARITGDHSWGWDSVLDAFKKSEDYHGGASDAHGAGGPWRVEKQRLKWDILESFAQAAQQTGIPATDDFNCGDNTGVGYFDVNQRHGIRWNASKAYLRPAANRKNLTILTNAQTQRLVFKNQRCSGIEFRVGDEYRVARARHEVILCAGAVNSPQLLELSGIGDINRLAKLGIEVIKDLRGVGENLQDHLQLRTAFRVDGVRTLNTLSAHWWGKLKIGFEYGLFRSGPMAMAPSQLGVFAKSDPDDKTLRRPDVQYHVQPLSLERFGEPLHSFDAFTASVCHLRPSSRGSVHITSSDPATAPRIAPNYLSTERDLHVAANALRLTRRIVAASALERFRPREVLPGIQFQTEEELRHAAGNVGTTIFHPVGTCRMGKGDDPDSVVDSRLRVHGVFGLRVVDASIMPVITSGNTNSPTLMIAERASEMIRADRMREDTGAEAYSQEVLDVKNAY
- a CDS encoding ABC transporter permease, giving the protein MKTNVPRFAPYMSTPEIVWHYVLRSANVMVLLFLILPILAIMPLSFNENSFLVYPIHQFSLRWYHNLFTAVEWTRAGANSLIVTPIATVLATVLGTLAALGLNKASFKGKGVLVAVLISPMIVPVIVTGVGMYLQFARWGLSGTYAGLIFGHTVIAAPFVVVTVNATLAGFNHNYVRASLSLGASPVRTFFSVTLPIIAPGVISGALFAFATSLDDVVITMFIAGPTQGTLPLQMFIGIRESITPTIAALASILIVFSSLLLITMEWLRSRSVARQTAS